From Glycine soja cultivar W05 chromosome 4, ASM419377v2, whole genome shotgun sequence, the proteins below share one genomic window:
- the LOC114408756 gene encoding cytochrome b5-like: MVITTFNGTGVGFGFGIGCGFGIGWGFGGMPLNLLGLGAGGGCGVGVGLGWGFGAAFGSKYRSSRVTFQGVDFDRKEKVNSTELSKPSTEVAQHKSNKDCWLVINGRVLDVTKFLEEHPGGEEVILEVAGKDATKEFDVIGHSKAAQNMVLKYQVGVLQGATVQEVDLKDVVDKESNTKEMSAFVIKEGARSKSLAFYEFFVPLLVAGLYFGYRCLTY, translated from the exons atggTTATCACAACCTTCAACGGAACCGGCGTTGGATTTG gttTCGGCATAGGTTGCGGTTTCGGTATAGGATGGGGTTTCGGAG GTATGCCATTGAACTTATTGGGTCTTGGTGCAG GTGGAGGCTGTGGCGTTGGAGTAGGACTTGGTTGGGGGTTTGGTGCTGCCTTTGGTAGCAAGTATCGGTCCTCACGGGTCACATTTCAAGGAGTGGATTTTGATAGGAAGGAGAAAGTTAACAGCACGGAGTTGTCAAAACCCAGCACCGAA GTTGCCCAACATAAATCCAACAAAGACTGTTGGCTGGTGATCAATGGCAGA GTGTTGGACGTGACAAAGTTCTTGGAGGAACACCCGGGAGGAGAAGAGGTGATTCTAGAGGTAGCTGGGAAGGATGCGACCAAAGAGTTTGACGTTATTGGACACAGCAAAGCAGCACAAAATATGGTCCTAAAGTACCAAGTGGGTGTCCTCCAAGGTGCCACAGTTCAAGAGGTAGACTTGAAGGATGTTGTGGACAAGGAATCCAACACCAAAGAGATGAGTGCCTTCGTGATCAAAGAGGGTGCAAGGTCTAAGTCCCTTGCTTTTTACGAGTTCTTTGTTCCACTTCTTGTAGCTGGTCTATATTTTGGTTACCGATGCCTCACTTATTAG
- the LOC114408757 gene encoding uncharacterized protein LOC114408757 isoform X2, whose product MASSFDRWEKDPFFNAAEEVQESADRMESTYRTWIHAMRDASSPWNCDELRRDLQTTLGTAKWQLEEFERAARSSYSKVSSEDARNRHRDFIHAIGGKIKKVEHSLQESVHSGSKASLPWMRLDEGERDELASFLSGIPAAGGKGLIECVGRDCESLQTNYSSNLLVSSGWGSSEAAPEKSHGHRRAASADADIGNWKITVSDDVQQSSSSNGSSGPTPMHKVASLSGFFGSMETISKLKWPKNGYRKLKAVNPCEEVDKALLAPAGLNGGIKAYYERSKSCLDNGDECYDKQLQGWYGALHRQLQRSQYQMQYNRPVQMAVWAVILLCFIVLIAFCTM is encoded by the exons ATGGCGTCGAGTTTTGATCGATGGGAAAAAGATCCTTTCTTTAACGCCGCGGAAGAAGTTCAGGAATCTGCAGACAG GATGGAATCTACGTATAGAACATGGATTCATGCAATGAGAGATGCGTCCAGCCCATGGAACTGTGATGAACTCCGCCGAGATCTACAAACTACCCTTGGCACTGCTAAATGGCAG TTAGAGGAATTTGAACGGGCAGCTAGGTCAAGTTATAGCAAAGTTTCAAGTGAGGATGCGAGAAATAGGCACCGGGATTTTATTCATGCCATCGGTGGCAAGATTAAGAAAGTTGAACATTCGTTACAAGAATCTGTTCATTCAGGCAGCAAGGCGTCTCTGCCTTGGATGCGTCTAGATGAAGGAGAACGAGATGAGCTTGCGTCGTTTCTTTCTGGAATACCGGCTGCTGGGGGCAAAGGTCTCATTGAATGTGTTGGCAGAGACTGTGAAAGTCTGCAAACTAATTATTCAAGCAATTTACTTGTTTCATCTGGGTGGGGTTCATCCGAAGCAGCACCGGAGAAGTCACATGGGCATCGCAGGGCAGCTAGTGCTGATGCTGACATTGGTAATTGGAAAATCACTGTTTCTGACGATGTGCAACAATCGAGTTCCTCCAATGGTTCTTCTGGTCCTACTCCTATGCATAAGGTAGCCAGTCTCTCTGGATTTTTTGGTTCCATGGAAACCATCTCTAAGTTGAAGTGGCCTAAGAATGGCTATAGAAAGCTGAAAGCTGTTAATCCTTGTGAAGAAGTGGATAAGGCACTGCTAGCACCAGCTGGATTGAATGGG GGCATCAAAGCATACTATGAAAGAAGTAAGAGTTGCCTTGACAATGGTGATGAATGTTATGATAAGCAACTCCAGGGGTGGTATGGGGCTCTCCATAGGCAGCTTCAAAGATCTCAATACCAAATGCAATACAATCGGCCAGTTCAAATGGCTGTATGGGCTGTTATTCTCCTTTGCTTTATTG TTTTAATTGCTTTTTGCACGATGTAG
- the LOC114408757 gene encoding uncharacterized protein LOC114408757 isoform X1, with amino-acid sequence MASSFDRWEKDPFFNAAEEVQESADRMESTYRTWIHAMRDASSPWNCDELRRDLQTTLGTAKWQLEEFERAARSSYSKVSSEDARNRHRDFIHAIGGKIKKVEHSLQESVHSGSKASLPWMRLDEGERDELASFLSGIPAAGGKGLIECVGRDCESLQTNYSSNLLVSSGWGSSEAAPEKSHGHRRAASADADIGNWKITVSDDVQQSSSSNGSSGPTPMHKVASLSGFFGSMETISKLKWPKNGYRKLKAVNPCEEVDKALLAPAGLNGGIKAYYERSKSCLDNGDECYDKQLQGWYGALHRQLQRSQYQMQYNRPVQMAVWAVILLCFIGRLLILVCVSVSAEMRAL; translated from the exons ATGGCGTCGAGTTTTGATCGATGGGAAAAAGATCCTTTCTTTAACGCCGCGGAAGAAGTTCAGGAATCTGCAGACAG GATGGAATCTACGTATAGAACATGGATTCATGCAATGAGAGATGCGTCCAGCCCATGGAACTGTGATGAACTCCGCCGAGATCTACAAACTACCCTTGGCACTGCTAAATGGCAG TTAGAGGAATTTGAACGGGCAGCTAGGTCAAGTTATAGCAAAGTTTCAAGTGAGGATGCGAGAAATAGGCACCGGGATTTTATTCATGCCATCGGTGGCAAGATTAAGAAAGTTGAACATTCGTTACAAGAATCTGTTCATTCAGGCAGCAAGGCGTCTCTGCCTTGGATGCGTCTAGATGAAGGAGAACGAGATGAGCTTGCGTCGTTTCTTTCTGGAATACCGGCTGCTGGGGGCAAAGGTCTCATTGAATGTGTTGGCAGAGACTGTGAAAGTCTGCAAACTAATTATTCAAGCAATTTACTTGTTTCATCTGGGTGGGGTTCATCCGAAGCAGCACCGGAGAAGTCACATGGGCATCGCAGGGCAGCTAGTGCTGATGCTGACATTGGTAATTGGAAAATCACTGTTTCTGACGATGTGCAACAATCGAGTTCCTCCAATGGTTCTTCTGGTCCTACTCCTATGCATAAGGTAGCCAGTCTCTCTGGATTTTTTGGTTCCATGGAAACCATCTCTAAGTTGAAGTGGCCTAAGAATGGCTATAGAAAGCTGAAAGCTGTTAATCCTTGTGAAGAAGTGGATAAGGCACTGCTAGCACCAGCTGGATTGAATGGG GGCATCAAAGCATACTATGAAAGAAGTAAGAGTTGCCTTGACAATGGTGATGAATGTTATGATAAGCAACTCCAGGGGTGGTATGGGGCTCTCCATAGGCAGCTTCAAAGATCTCAATACCAAATGCAATACAATCGGCCAGTTCAAATGGCTGTATGGGCTGTTATTCTCCTTTGCTTTATTGGTAGGCTCCTGATCTTAGTTTGTGTCAGTGTGTCTGCTGAAATGCGTGCACTTTGA
- the LOC114408758 gene encoding protein arginine N-methyltransferase 2-like — protein MKEADEQLCEAAIKGDTKKVRSLIYSGADVTHFDGDGLNPLMHAAKHGHAPVLTLLLSVGAPWNALSPSNLSAGDYAMQEGHNETFELLLNAGIQSELILGTIARKANKNGDSGHDYLEDRVSFSEDKLMDSESKAVMMAWENPLMEAHAKAVCSGGGHVLNIGFGMGLVDSAIQRYAPASHTIVEAHPEVYERMLRSGWGQKENVKIVFGRWQDVLPQLETYDGIFFDTYGEYYEDLREFHQHLPALLKTGGIYSFFNGLCGSNAFFHVVYCHLVSLELENLGYSTQLIPLPVKDCLGEQVWEGVKQRYWQLDTYYLPVCQAIENPE, from the exons ATGAAAGAAGCGGATGAGCAACTATGCGAGGCGGCCATTAAAGGTGACACGAAGAAAGTGAGGTCTCTTATATACTCCGGCGCTGACGTCACCCACTTTGACGGCGATGGCCTCAATCCTCTGATGCACGCCGCAAAGCACGGCCATGCACCCGTCCTCACCCTCCTCCTCTCCGTCGGCGCTCCCTGGAACGCTCTTTCTCCCTCCAACCTCTCCGCCGGTGACTACGCCATGCAAGAAGGCCACAACGAAACCTTCGAGCTTCTCCTCAACGCCG GGATCCAATCTGAACTGATACTGGGAACAATTGCGAGGAAGGCAAACAAGAACGGCGATTCCGGTCACGATTATTTGGAAGATAGGGTGAGTTTTAGCGAAGACAAGCTTATGGACTCTGAAAGCAAGGCTGTGATGATGGCATGGGAGAATCCGTTGATGGAGGCTCATGCTAAGGCGGTTTGTTCCGGTGGTGGCCACGTACTCAATATTGGGTTTGGTATGGGGCTCGTGGATTCGGCCATTCAGCGATATGCACCTGCTTCACACACCATTGTTGAGGCTCATCCTGAGGTTTATGAACGCATGCTTCGCTCCGGTTGGGGCCAGAAGGAAAATGTCAAGATTGTTTTTGGACGATGGCAAGATGTTCTGCCTCAGCTTGAAACATATGATG GAATATTCTTCGACACCTATGGGGAGTACTACGAAGATCTGAGGGAGTTCCATCAGCATCTCCCGGCATTGTTGAAGACTGGTGGTATCTACTCATTCTTCAATGGCCTTTGTGGCAGTAATGCATTTTTCCATGTTGTTTACTGCCATTTGGTATCTCTTGAGCTTGAGAATTTGGGGTATTCCACACAATTGATTCCATTGCCGGTTAAGGATTGTTTGGGAGAACAAGTTTGGGAAGGTGTGAAACAAAGATATTGGCAGCTCGATACGTACTATCTTCCTGTCTGTCAGGCCATAGAGAACCCTGAGTGA